In Cyanobacterium stanieri LEGE 03274, one DNA window encodes the following:
- a CDS encoding carboxymuconolactone decarboxylase family protein, with protein MTYKNAVLDDQDLQAGLAGINPKFGDFCTRVAGEAWGLPLIDQKTKALITIAIDVVNQDQTGPGSPFAAHVNMAMKQGATKEEIEELLLFMCVYAGFNKAAGCFGVLKEMFSE; from the coding sequence ATGACATACAAAAACGCAGTATTAGATGATCAAGACTTACAAGCAGGATTAGCAGGTATAAATCCCAAATTTGGTGATTTTTGTACTAGAGTAGCTGGAGAGGCTTGGGGTTTACCATTAATAGATCAGAAAACCAAGGCTTTAATCACCATCGCCATTGACGTAGTCAACCAAGACCAAACCGGTCCAGGGAGTCCTTTTGCCGCCCATGTAAATATGGCAATGAAGCAAGGAGCAACAAAAGAAGAAATAGAAGAACTATTACTTTTTATGTGTGTTTATGCTGGTTTTAATAAAGCGGCGGGTTGTTTTGGAGTATTAAAAGAAATGTTTTCTGAGTAG
- a CDS encoding nuclear transport factor 2 family protein, protein MSEQKSANRETCEKMFSSMLDQDWNSFQACLADDVFYRIGSGEEIKGKENVTKTLQGLYSQVEMQTPDIRQVIDLPESDQVIFEFEAHYKYLEDGSILNFACTDVLRMKDNKVNEWRVYVDMKPYYDKQK, encoded by the coding sequence ATGTCAGAACAGAAATCAGCAAACAGAGAAACCTGCGAAAAAATGTTTTCATCTATGTTGGATCAAGATTGGAATTCCTTCCAAGCCTGTTTAGCAGACGATGTTTTTTACCGCATTGGCTCAGGAGAAGAAATAAAAGGAAAAGAAAATGTCACCAAAACCCTTCAAGGTTTGTACTCTCAAGTAGAAATGCAAACCCCCGACATCAGACAGGTAATAGATTTACCCGAATCAGATCAAGTTATTTTTGAGTTTGAAGCCCATTATAAATACCTTGAAGACGGGTCAATTTTAAACTTTGCCTGTACCGACGTATTAAGGATGAAAGATAACAAAGTAAATGAATGGCGCGTTTACGTTGACATGAAACCTTACTACGACAAGCAAAAATAA
- a CDS encoding nuclear transport factor 2 family protein: MTNIDKNQNLEVVKSFYAALGKGDIPTVLSMLTDDAQWDMPHPREIVPFGGVWSGKGEVKKFFQVMHDTVKVKGFDLQEFLADKDKVIVIGKMKGVAIPTGKEYENDLVAVWTVENGKIKGMRDFMDTVQGIEAFTT, from the coding sequence ATGACTAATATAGATAAAAATCAAAACCTAGAAGTTGTCAAAAGTTTTTATGCGGCTTTAGGAAAAGGGGATATTCCCACGGTGTTAAGTATGCTCACTGATGATGCACAATGGGATATGCCTCACCCTCGGGAAATTGTTCCTTTTGGTGGTGTATGGAGTGGAAAGGGGGAAGTGAAGAAGTTTTTTCAGGTAATGCACGATACAGTTAAGGTTAAGGGTTTTGATTTACAGGAATTTCTTGCCGATAAAGATAAGGTGATAGTTATTGGCAAGATGAAGGGGGTTGCTATTCCTACGGGGAAGGAATATGAAAATGATTTAGTGGCAGTGTGGACGGTGGAAAATGGTAAGATTAAGGGGATGCGAGATTTTATGGATACGGTTCAAGGTATAGAGGCTTTTACTACTTAG
- a CDS encoding YybH family protein, with amino-acid sequence MNNQFEQEQLIKSQVAKFADAVNVGDRDLFMSLWLPEGVWTLNPPMDMVVTGKENIGNLFTELLDNWEFFVQMVHTGVIEIKGQEAIARWCMSEIGRSHQGKGFQNYGIYQDKLVYQDNQWLFSQRIYHFSYIEEPQLSGNAFKLPKNF; translated from the coding sequence ATGAATAATCAATTTGAGCAAGAGCAACTCATTAAATCTCAAGTGGCTAAATTTGCTGATGCGGTTAATGTGGGTGATAGAGATTTGTTTATGAGTTTATGGCTACCTGAGGGGGTGTGGACACTTAATCCCCCCATGGATATGGTGGTAACAGGAAAAGAAAATATAGGTAATCTTTTTACTGAATTATTGGATAATTGGGAATTTTTTGTGCAAATGGTACATACAGGGGTTATTGAAATTAAAGGACAAGAGGCGATCGCCCGTTGGTGCATGAGCGAAATAGGCAGAAGCCATCAAGGAAAAGGGTTTCAAAACTATGGAATTTACCAAGATAAATTAGTTTATCAAGATAATCAATGGTTATTTAGTCAAAGAATTTACCATTTTTCATACATAGAAGAACCACAACTTTCGGGCAACGCCTTTAAATTACCCAAAAACTTCTAA
- a CDS encoding hemerythrin domain-containing protein — protein MKSNFKSTVAQDIKRIHFVLTYAIDNSIKVCQKINNESNLNKEYKQGFINYLNSLVNLFHSHHTVEDDKIFPYFKESKFSMPYEDLAKQHEELIPLLDKLEDAIKGINNDFDNQLKVNNLRESLENIQSLWAEHYILEEQYLNDENVARLINLEQQAQLCLEFGKYAGQHINPDYLVIPFILFNLPADEREVMAEVFPPVITQELIPNQWKEQWISMSPFFLINN, from the coding sequence ATGAAATCTAATTTTAAGAGTACCGTTGCTCAGGATATAAAAAGAATACATTTTGTTTTAACTTATGCCATCGATAATAGTATTAAGGTATGTCAAAAAATAAATAATGAAAGTAATTTAAACAAAGAATATAAACAAGGATTTATTAATTATTTAAATAGTTTAGTTAACCTATTCCATTCCCATCATACTGTGGAAGATGATAAAATTTTTCCCTATTTTAAAGAGTCTAAATTTTCTATGCCCTATGAAGATCTAGCGAAACAACATGAAGAATTAATTCCTTTATTGGATAAGTTAGAAGATGCTATTAAAGGTATTAATAATGATTTTGATAATCAACTTAAGGTTAATAATTTAAGGGAAAGTTTAGAAAATATCCAAAGTTTATGGGCGGAACACTATATTTTAGAAGAACAATATTTGAATGATGAGAATGTGGCGAGACTAATTAATCTGGAACAACAAGCACAATTGTGTTTAGAGTTTGGTAAGTATGCAGGACAACATATCAATCCTGATTATTTAGTTATTCCTTTTATTTTATTTAATTTACCTGCCGATGAACGGGAAGTTATGGCGGAAGTTTTCCCCCCTGTTATTACGCAGGAATTAATCCCTAATCAATGGAAGGAACAATGGATTTCTATGAGTCCTTTTTTTCTAATTAATAATTAA
- a CDS encoding SDR family NAD(P)-dependent oxidoreductase: protein MGKLDNKIILIAGGSGNVGEGVVPVFLKKGATVIVPSRRKESLEKLAQSLGDLATDKYIPMVGNIGTLEGAEKLKNEIVEKFGHLDGVLVSLGGWWTGNKPLTEVDLATWEQYLNSNLTSHFLCAKTFLPLLAKNPGSTYTLLGGTAAELPLANVSPVGITAAGQLMMAKIVMEEMKGSGVRINEVIIQGMVKTKVMEAYSEPNWITPQQIGEFTSWLASDEAEMIRDSILHINQK from the coding sequence ATGGGGAAACTAGACAATAAAATAATTTTGATTGCTGGTGGTTCAGGCAATGTTGGAGAAGGGGTTGTTCCCGTATTTCTAAAAAAAGGAGCAACGGTAATTGTACCTTCAAGAAGAAAAGAATCATTGGAAAAGTTAGCCCAATCCCTTGGAGATTTGGCCACCGATAAATATATTCCCATGGTAGGAAATATCGGAACTTTAGAAGGGGCAGAAAAACTAAAAAATGAGATAGTCGAGAAATTTGGACACCTAGATGGGGTTTTAGTATCCTTAGGCGGTTGGTGGACAGGTAATAAACCTTTAACAGAAGTTGATTTAGCCACTTGGGAACAATATTTAAACAGTAATTTAACTTCTCATTTTCTCTGTGCTAAAACCTTCTTACCCTTACTCGCAAAAAACCCCGGAAGCACTTACACCCTATTAGGGGGGACTGCGGCTGAATTACCGTTGGCCAATGTTAGCCCCGTAGGAATCACTGCCGCAGGACAATTAATGATGGCAAAAATCGTCATGGAAGAAATGAAAGGTAGTGGGGTAAGAATTAATGAAGTAATTATTCAGGGTATGGTAAAAACCAAGGTGATGGAAGCCTATAGCGAACCCAATTGGATTACTCCACAACAGATAGGAGAATTTACTTCTTGGTTAGCTTCCGATGAAGCGGAGATGATTAGAGATAGTATTTTACACATTAATCAAAAATAA
- a CDS encoding Vgb family protein, which translates to MNPELSLYVSNVNNTFGVGPVVLITLDENLNIASAGPNFEAGTFYSSILEYDATTGQFIRDFVPQGTEVESDFGIFARAFAQRFQNQESIFFSSGITFKDGILYANDQGYQVNANDPENTRYGRIVKYDATTGEFLGEFISGFDLTANGLNFPEDLLFGPDGDLYISGLGGGGVQKFDGETGAYEATIIETNPFTSRDLIAAGLNFGPDGNLYISSVLNDNSIIRYNLESGAVEQFISPEFAPQIPSGSTFTPDNRLFLNGTFVSLDGSPVTIQQFDALTGQSEGFFVPPNNNGGLTSASRMIFDGEGNLYVSDFNGSQIVKFDSSGNPVDGGIFVPSGSGGLNNPGGIGFSDASQSIMTYDDALSLLETIFSRSLGGSESLSPSLIPAGFDNSFGAETAPLAASSSPFG; encoded by the coding sequence ATGAATCCAGAATTGTCTTTGTATGTCAGTAACGTTAACAACACCTTTGGAGTTGGCCCCGTCGTCCTAATTACTCTTGATGAAAACCTAAACATCGCCTCCGCAGGCCCAAACTTTGAAGCAGGTACATTCTATTCAAGCATCTTAGAATACGATGCCACCACGGGACAATTTATCAGAGACTTTGTACCCCAAGGCACAGAAGTAGAATCTGACTTTGGCATATTTGCTCGAGCCTTTGCCCAAAGATTTCAAAATCAAGAATCGATCTTCTTTTCCTCCGGTATCACCTTCAAAGATGGTATTCTCTACGCCAACGATCAAGGCTATCAAGTCAACGCCAACGATCCCGAAAATACCCGATACGGCAGAATCGTAAAATATGACGCCACCACAGGAGAATTTTTAGGAGAATTTATTTCTGGCTTTGACCTTACCGCCAATGGCTTAAACTTTCCCGAAGATCTACTATTTGGACCTGATGGCGACCTCTATATCAGTGGACTCGGTGGCGGTGGAGTTCAAAAATTTGACGGGGAAACAGGTGCTTACGAAGCAACAATCATTGAAACCAACCCATTCACCAGCAGAGATTTAATTGCTGCAGGGTTAAATTTTGGTCCCGATGGCAATTTATACATCAGTAGCGTTCTCAACGATAACAGTATCATACGCTATAACCTAGAAAGCGGAGCAGTCGAACAGTTTATCTCTCCAGAATTTGCCCCTCAAATTCCTTCTGGCTCAACCTTTACCCCAGATAACCGACTATTTCTCAATGGCACTTTTGTTAGTCTTGATGGTAGTCCTGTTACCATTCAACAGTTTGATGCTCTTACAGGGCAATCCGAAGGATTTTTTGTCCCTCCCAATAACAACGGGGGTTTAACTTCCGCCTCAAGAATGATTTTTGATGGGGAAGGAAATCTGTATGTTAGCGACTTTAATGGTAGTCAGATTGTTAAATTTGACTCTAGTGGCAACCCCGTAGATGGGGGAATTTTTGTTCCCTCAGGTAGTGGCGGTTTAAATAATCCGGGGGGAATCGGTTTTTCTGATGCTTCTCAATCTATTATGACCTATGATGATGCCCTTTCTCTCCTAGAAACCATCTTCAGCCGTAGTTTAGGAGGTTCTGAGAGTCTCTCACCATCATTAATTCCCGCAGGATTTGATAACTCTTTTGGGGCAGAAACTGCACCCTTAGCAGCTAGTAGTAGTCCTTTTGGTTAA
- a CDS encoding NAD(P)-dependent oxidoreductase, with the protein MKIAIIGASQGVGYNLLTLALEENHQVSALLRNPSKITIENDNLTLIQGDIRDPEAVQAIVKNQDAICICIGIPPTRKPVDVFSIGSKNVLQAMASESYPQKLISVSGIGAGETKGHGGFLYDRILNPLLLKTIYQDKDRQEEIIKKSNLDWLIVRPGFLTDGERTQKYQIIDDLTGIKAGKISRLDVADFILKQLTNPTHFHKTPLITY; encoded by the coding sequence ATGAAAATAGCAATTATCGGAGCATCCCAAGGAGTTGGGTATAACCTTCTAACTCTAGCCCTAGAAGAAAATCATCAAGTATCCGCCCTACTCAGAAACCCCAGCAAAATAACCATCGAAAACGATAACCTAACGCTGATTCAAGGGGATATTCGAGATCCTGAAGCAGTCCAAGCCATAGTCAAAAATCAAGATGCTATTTGTATTTGTATCGGTATTCCCCCCACCCGAAAACCCGTAGATGTCTTTTCCATCGGTTCAAAAAATGTCCTACAAGCCATGGCATCAGAATCATACCCCCAAAAATTAATCTCCGTCAGTGGCATAGGAGCAGGGGAAACAAAAGGACATGGAGGCTTTTTGTACGATCGCATCTTAAACCCCCTTCTATTAAAAACAATCTACCAAGATAAAGATCGACAAGAAGAAATCATCAAAAAAAGTAACCTAGATTGGTTAATAGTTCGCCCCGGCTTCCTCACCGACGGTGAAAGAACCCAAAAATATCAAATAATTGACGATTTAACAGGGATCAAAGCAGGAAAAATATCCCGTTTAGACGTAGCCGACTTTATCCTAAAACAACTAACAAACCCCACTCACTTTCACAAAACCCCCCTAATAACCTACTAA
- a CDS encoding DUF4432 family protein, translating to MYTHGRKQDCRITLDYTYKGMRVAFLENNLMRIGILIDKGGDIFEITYKPKDIDFLWQSPIAMRPPFTSTNALAEGAYHDYYYGGWQEILPSAGWSSEPYKGTYQGLHGEVSLLPVSAQIITDTPELVTLKTEVTLYRSPLKLEKHLSLKKDTATLFIKEKLTNTSPHDFEIMWGHHPVVGEPFLDTSCTVQAPAKKIEVMAYHPNGLWTTDKEFDFPHAQNRRTGQMQDVTKILGKESKSVDVLFFKELQEGWYGINNHNLNLGLGMAWDHNLFKYLWMWQVYQGHDDYPWYGRTYNLGLEPFTSYPPAGIDTAIKNGSSLKMKPHQIIETNLVTTAYEATHIKKITLDGVVHL from the coding sequence ATGTACACCCACGGCAGAAAACAAGACTGTAGAATTACCCTCGACTACACCTACAAAGGAATGCGCGTCGCCTTCCTAGAAAACAATCTAATGAGAATTGGCATTCTCATCGACAAAGGAGGAGACATCTTTGAAATCACCTACAAACCAAAAGATATAGACTTCCTTTGGCAATCCCCCATCGCCATGCGTCCCCCCTTCACCTCCACCAACGCCCTAGCCGAAGGAGCTTACCACGACTACTACTACGGCGGTTGGCAAGAAATACTCCCCTCCGCAGGATGGTCCTCAGAACCCTACAAAGGTACCTATCAAGGACTACACGGAGAAGTTTCCCTCCTCCCCGTATCCGCCCAAATAATCACCGATACCCCAGAATTAGTAACCCTAAAAACCGAAGTAACCCTCTACAGATCCCCCCTCAAACTAGAAAAACACCTATCCCTTAAAAAAGATACAGCCACCCTCTTTATCAAAGAAAAACTAACCAACACCTCCCCCCACGACTTTGAAATAATGTGGGGTCATCATCCCGTGGTTGGAGAACCCTTCCTTGACACCAGTTGCACCGTCCAAGCCCCCGCTAAAAAAATCGAAGTCATGGCCTACCACCCCAACGGATTATGGACCACAGACAAAGAATTTGACTTTCCCCACGCTCAAAATCGCCGTACAGGACAAATGCAAGACGTAACCAAAATCCTCGGCAAAGAATCCAAATCAGTGGACGTACTCTTTTTCAAAGAACTGCAAGAAGGTTGGTACGGCATCAACAATCATAACCTTAACCTAGGTTTAGGAATGGCATGGGATCATAACCTTTTTAAATACCTATGGATGTGGCAAGTATATCAAGGCCATGACGACTATCCTTGGTACGGAAGAACCTATAACCTAGGGCTAGAACCATTTACCAGCTATCCCCCCGCAGGAATCGACACCGCCATCAAAAACGGTAGTTCCCTGAAAATGAAACCCCATCAAATCATCGAAACAAATTTAGTCACCACCGCCTACGAAGCAACACACATCAAAAAAATAACCCTTGATGGTGTCGTTCACCTCTAA
- a CDS encoding SDR family NAD(P)-dependent oxidoreductase: protein MKLKNKVAIVTGGSKGIGKGVAEVFSQEGAKVIIVANGAKDGEEAASAIKAQGGDATFIKCDVSNEENVKAVVEQTISIYKQIDILVNNAGIGTYKSVLDCTSEEWDRCLAVNLKGYFLFSKYCIPHMQKIGKGAIINMSSVHAHASAKGTAPYCASKGAITALTRNMALDYGPVIRVNAIAPGWVLTPLIEDLFNSYDDPIAVRKEVEERQVMKRIGTPEDIGHACTFLASDQASFITGTQLFVDGGLTAILEDW, encoded by the coding sequence ATGAAATTAAAAAATAAAGTAGCCATAGTAACTGGAGGCTCAAAAGGAATCGGTAAAGGAGTAGCCGAAGTATTTTCCCAAGAAGGAGCAAAAGTCATCATCGTAGCCAACGGAGCAAAAGATGGAGAAGAAGCCGCATCCGCCATCAAAGCCCAAGGGGGAGATGCCACCTTCATCAAATGTGATGTTTCCAACGAAGAAAACGTCAAAGCAGTGGTAGAACAAACCATCTCCATCTATAAACAAATAGACATATTAGTAAACAACGCCGGTATCGGTACATATAAATCAGTCCTTGACTGTACCAGCGAAGAATGGGATCGCTGTTTAGCCGTCAACCTAAAAGGATATTTTCTCTTTTCAAAATATTGCATTCCCCATATGCAAAAAATCGGTAAAGGTGCCATTATCAATATGTCCTCCGTCCATGCCCACGCCTCCGCCAAAGGTACAGCCCCCTATTGTGCCTCCAAAGGAGCAATTACCGCCCTTACCCGTAACATGGCCCTAGATTATGGTCCAGTGATCAGAGTAAATGCGATCGCCCCAGGATGGGTACTCACCCCCCTCATAGAAGACCTATTCAACAGCTATGACGACCCCATCGCCGTCAGAAAAGAAGTAGAAGAACGCCAAGTCATGAAACGTATCGGCACCCCAGAAGACATCGGTCACGCCTGTACCTTCCTCGCCAGTGACCAAGCCTCCTTCATCACAGGAACTCAACTATTTGTGGACGGAGGACTAACCGCCATCCTCGAAGACTGGTAA
- a CDS encoding carbohydrate ABC transporter permease has translation MKNPFKITIYYLILSVIAIAMLFPLLWLLGTSFKSAGEDIFSFPPNFIPEQFTLENFISVWQNYPFETYLLNSIIVAILTVTFNLLFCSLAAYPLARLDFRGKKIIFILIVATIMIPFQIVMIPLYILTVNFGLRNSYLGVILPNLASAFGIFLLKQAFEGVPKELEEASRIDGCSELGIWWHIMLPAIRPATVTLAIFVFIGAWSDFLWPLIVLDRPAYYTLPLGVATLASSLDLNWRLIAAGSIISIAPVMILFLFLQKYIIPSDASSGVKG, from the coding sequence ATGAAAAATCCATTTAAAATTACTATTTATTATTTAATATTAAGTGTAATTGCGATCGCAATGCTCTTTCCCCTTCTGTGGTTACTAGGAACATCATTCAAATCGGCAGGGGAAGATATTTTTAGTTTCCCCCCTAACTTTATTCCCGAGCAATTCACCCTCGAAAACTTTATCTCAGTATGGCAAAACTACCCCTTTGAAACCTATCTTTTAAACAGCATAATAGTAGCCATTTTAACAGTAACCTTTAACCTTTTATTTTGTTCCTTGGCAGCCTATCCCCTAGCAAGACTAGATTTTCGAGGAAAAAAAATCATTTTTATTCTCATCGTAGCAACCATCATGATACCTTTCCAAATCGTGATGATTCCCCTATATATATTAACCGTCAACTTCGGTCTAAGAAACAGTTACCTAGGAGTTATCCTACCCAATCTCGCCTCAGCATTTGGCATTTTTCTTTTAAAACAAGCCTTTGAAGGAGTGCCGAAAGAATTAGAAGAAGCCTCCCGAATTGATGGTTGTAGTGAATTAGGTATCTGGTGGCACATCATGTTACCAGCCATTCGCCCTGCTACCGTCACCCTTGCTATCTTCGTTTTCATTGGTGCTTGGAGTGATTTTTTATGGCCCCTCATTGTCTTAGATCGTCCTGCCTACTATACTTTACCCTTAGGAGTAGCCACTTTAGCCAGTTCTTTAGATCTCAATTGGCGCTTAATTGCTGCGGGTTCAATTATTTCCATTGCCCCTGTGATGATACTATTCCTTTTCCTACAAAAATATATCATTCCCAGTGACGCTAGTAGCGGAGTAAAAGGTTAG
- a CDS encoding TolC family protein: MFYKKGLNLVLSSLIFSLGWSGNISAQESNNTNEINNTSHNTREQLLRPSQPQEVRIDNLTSITLQQAIDIALENNRDLQRVNLELQRSRESLRAAQAQKRVFVDGTADITETGNPSQDFLGNTNTFGAGAGVEVGYRLSTGGRITATINRAQQEIRVSELEVDRITQDTIFDVSTAYYQLQNNDAQVNIAQAAVEDFTQTLRDAQLLERAGLGTRFDVLQAEVDLANANQALTRAMADQKNARRELARIIGVPETVEYSSADEVEERGEWDLSLEESIVLAYANREELDQILALREINKQDREIALSQRRPQVNLFANYNFNTAFADSRPLGITGYSDSYNIGARLQWRFVDGGESAANAQQEEISATIEESNFDDRKSAIRLEVETAFNDLMANKDNIATTEQAAITATESLRLARLRFQAGVGTQTDVINAQRALTEARGNFLQAIIGYNQSLNRLQRAVGEYDLDGDGEIGE, translated from the coding sequence ATGTTTTATAAAAAGGGTTTAAATTTGGTTCTAAGTAGTTTAATTTTTAGTTTAGGATGGAGCGGCAACATATCAGCCCAAGAATCCAACAACACCAACGAAATTAATAACACCTCCCATAACACTCGTGAGCAACTATTACGCCCGAGCCAACCCCAAGAAGTACGCATAGATAACTTAACCTCCATAACCCTACAACAAGCCATTGATATAGCCCTAGAAAACAATAGAGACTTACAAAGGGTAAACTTAGAATTACAAAGATCGAGAGAATCCCTCCGAGCCGCCCAAGCCCAAAAAAGAGTATTCGTAGATGGTACTGCCGACATCACAGAAACAGGCAACCCTAGCCAAGATTTTTTAGGGAATACCAACACCTTTGGAGCAGGAGCAGGAGTAGAAGTAGGTTATAGACTCTCCACAGGAGGACGTATTACCGCCACTATCAACAGAGCCCAACAAGAAATCAGGGTTAGTGAATTGGAAGTAGATAGAATCACTCAAGACACCATCTTTGACGTTTCCACCGCATATTATCAACTGCAAAACAACGATGCCCAAGTAAATATCGCTCAAGCTGCCGTAGAAGACTTTACCCAAACCCTTCGGGATGCTCAACTTTTAGAAAGAGCAGGTTTAGGAACTCGTTTTGATGTACTACAAGCAGAAGTAGATTTAGCCAACGCTAATCAAGCCCTTACTAGAGCCATGGCAGATCAAAAAAATGCCCGTAGGGAATTAGCCCGAATCATTGGAGTACCCGAAACCGTAGAATATTCCTCCGCTGACGAAGTAGAGGAAAGAGGGGAATGGGATTTATCCCTTGAAGAAAGTATTGTTTTGGCCTATGCCAATAGGGAAGAACTAGATCAAATTTTAGCCCTAAGGGAAATAAATAAACAAGATCGGGAAATCGCCCTTTCCCAAAGAAGACCCCAAGTAAATCTATTTGCTAATTATAATTTTAATACGGCTTTTGCCGATAGTCGTCCCCTAGGCATTACGGGTTATAGTGATAGTTACAACATAGGTGCTAGATTACAATGGCGTTTTGTGGATGGGGGAGAAAGTGCAGCTAATGCCCAACAAGAGGAAATTTCTGCCACCATCGAGGAAAGTAATTTTGACGATCGCAAAAGTGCTATTAGATTAGAGGTAGAAACAGCTTTCAATGATTTGATGGCCAATAAAGATAATATCGCTACCACCGAACAAGCTGCCATCACCGCCACAGAAAGCCTCAGGTTAGCTCGGTTACGTTTTCAAGCGGGGGTGGGTACGCAAACGGACGTTATTAATGCTCAGAGGGCTTTAACGGAGGCTAGGGGCAACTTTTTACAAGCTATTATCGGTTATAACCAATCCCTCAATCGTTTACAAAGGGCAGTGGGGGAATATGATTTGGATGGTGATGGGGAAATAGGGGAATAG
- a CDS encoding carbohydrate ABC transporter permease, translated as MDKFLKIISFMVLMVGVVLILSPLFVVLYTSFSAGGESGGFTWEFYRQAWEMGDFVLAFFNSGLVAIAVTFSQIVTSALAGYALARLQFQGKNFILLLIIATLVIPIQLLVIPIFLILRNAHLINTYWALILPSAANGFGIFLMRQYFCTIPLELEQAAELDGANRLQVIWHILLPLAKPAVITLFLFTFIGEWNDLFKPLVFTSNPQLKTVQLALASFQEQFTSNWSLLMAGVVIATIPVILLFILGQKQFIEGIGTTGLKN; from the coding sequence ATGGATAAATTTTTGAAGATCATTAGTTTTATGGTTTTGATGGTGGGGGTGGTATTAATTTTATCTCCTCTGTTTGTGGTGTTATATACTTCTTTTTCGGCTGGGGGGGAGAGTGGTGGTTTTACTTGGGAGTTTTATCGTCAGGCGTGGGAGATGGGAGATTTTGTCTTAGCTTTTTTTAATTCGGGGCTAGTGGCGATCGCCGTTACCTTTTCACAAATTGTTACTTCTGCTTTAGCGGGATACGCCTTAGCAAGATTACAATTTCAAGGCAAAAATTTTATTTTATTATTAATCATAGCTACCCTTGTTATTCCTATTCAACTATTAGTAATTCCTATTTTTTTAATCCTCAGAAATGCCCATTTAATTAATACCTATTGGGCGTTAATTTTACCTAGTGCCGCCAATGGATTTGGTATTTTTTTAATGAGACAATATTTTTGTACCATTCCCCTAGAATTAGAACAAGCCGCAGAGTTAGACGGGGCGAATCGATTACAAGTTATTTGGCATATTCTATTACCTCTAGCTAAACCTGCGGTTATCACCTTATTTTTGTTTACCTTTATTGGTGAATGGAATGATTTATTTAAACCCCTAGTTTTTACTAGCAATCCTCAGTTAAAAACTGTTCAACTCGCCCTTGCTTCTTTTCAAGAACAATTTACCAGTAATTGGTCATTGCTAATGGCGGGAGTTGTTATTGCAACTATTCCTGTGATTTTGTTGTTTATTTTGGGACAAAAACAATTTATCGAAGGAATTGGCACTACAGGGCTGAAAAATTAA
- a CDS encoding STAS domain-containing protein, which yields MLPKIKVLRPEGIFDGVKANEFRQDINKLIGDGVIYILVDFKKVTFMDSSGLGGLVQALKNIRSANGRLFLMSLNEQIKMLFELTNMGQVFEIVQDKSELGTKFSNS from the coding sequence ATGTTACCTAAAATAAAAGTTTTAAGACCTGAAGGAATTTTTGATGGAGTCAAAGCCAATGAATTTCGACAAGACATCAACAAGTTAATCGGTGATGGGGTAATTTATATTCTGGTGGATTTTAAAAAAGTCACTTTCATGGATAGCTCTGGTTTGGGGGGATTGGTTCAGGCTCTCAAAAACATACGGAGTGCTAATGGACGTTTATTTCTCATGTCCCTCAATGAACAAATTAAAATGTTATTTGAATTGACTAACATGGGGCAGGTTTTTGAAATTGTTCAAGATAAATCAGAGTTAGGGACTAAGTTTTCTAATTCCTAG